One Archangium violaceum genomic window, GGTCGCGTGGAGCGTGTTGTTGCTCGGTCTGTCCGTCGGGTGCGGATCGAGTTGTGGTGGAGATCCCACTCCGCCGGTCACGCGTGAGATGCCGGATGCGGACCGCTCGTCCGTGGAAGTGAGCAGGGCACAAGGGGTCCAGGCCAACGGCGAGGACTCCGTCGATATCAAGGTGACGGTGCGCAAGGAGGACGGCACGCCGCTGCCGGGCCGCACGTTGAAGGTGACGGTCTCCGGTACGGGCAACACGCTGACCCAGCCCTCGGGCTCCACCAATGACCAGGGCGTGGCGATCGCGACGCTGCGCTCCACCGTCGCGGAGACGAAGACGGTGACGGTGTCGGTGGAAGCCGAGGGCGGCCCGGTGACGCTGTCGTCCCGGCCCACCATCGAGTTCGTCGGGTCCGTCGTCTCGCCGGCCTCCAGGCTGGCCTTCTCCTCGGCGCCGTCGTCCGGCACGGCCGGCACGGCGCTGGGCGTGTTCTCGGTCGCCATCCAGAACGCGGACGGCGAGACGGTGACGAGTGCCAGCAACACCGTGACGGTAGCGCTCGGCTCCGGTCCGGCGTCGGCCACCCTGAAGGGGACGGTGACGGTGACGGCGGTGAATGGCGTGGCGAGCTTCTCCGATCTGGTGCTCGAGAAGGCCGGACAGGGCTACACGCTGGTGGCGAGCGCCGACGGGCTGGCGGGTGCGACGAGCCCGTCCTTCGACGTGGCTCCCGCGGCCGCCGCCACCCTGTCACTGACTGCCCCGGTGGGGCCCGTGGTGGTGGGCAGCCCGGTGAGTCTCGAGGTCTCCGCGCGGGATGCCTTCGGGAACGATGCGGCCGGCTACTTCGGCACCGTGCACTTCTCGTCGGATGACGCCTCGGCCACGTTGCCGGCGGACTACACGTTCACCGCGGCCGATCTCGGCCGCCACACCTTCGACGTCACGCTGAACCAGGCGGGCAGCCGCGTGGTGACGGTGAAGGACACGGCGGATGCGGCCCTCTCCGCCTCGGTGGAGCTCTCCGTGGTGCCGGGTGGGGCCACGCAGCTCTTCTTCTCCAAGCAGCCTGGCGACAGCCGCGTCCGCGCGCTCTTCGGCGTGCAGGTGGTGCTGAGAGACGCCGCCGGAAACGTGGTGCCCGTGGGTGAGCCCGCGGTGACGCTCTCCGTCGACAAGGGCGGGACGTTGGAGGGGGGAGTCTCCGTGTTGCCGGTGGACGGCGTGGCCACCTTCTCGGGCCTGTCCATCGCCCAGGAGAACTCGGGCTACGTGCTGACGGCCTCGGCCCCCGGGTTCGCTCCCGTTTCCAGCGAGCCCTTCACCCTCGTGGACGACGTCGCGCCGGGCGCCGTGACGCTCTCCGTGCTGGGCAAGACGAGCATCCAGGTGGAGCTGGGCTGGACCGCCGTGGGTGATGACGACCTGCTCGGGACCGCCTCCCTCTACGACCTGCGCTACTCGACGAGCCCCATCGATGCCGCGTCGTTCGACTCCGCCGTGCCGGTGGACGTGGGTTCGCCCCAGGCGCCGGGAACGGCCGAGTCGGTCACCGTCATCGATCTCAGCCCCAACACCCTCTACTACTTCGCGCTGAGGGTGCATGACAGCGCCAACAACACGCGCTTCGCCACCGTGAGCACGAGCACGAATGTGGACCCGTGCGCCGGCTTCGTCTGCCCGCCGCGCGCGCCCACGTGTGCGGAAGATGGCGTCTCGCTGATCTCCTTCCAGCAGAGCTGCGTCGACGTGGACAACACCGCCACCTGCGAGGAGTCGCAGACGACCACTGTCTGCACGGGCACCGACGCCGTGTGCTTCGACGCGGCTTGCGACACGGCGGCGAAGCCCACGGCCAATCAGCTGAGCATCTCCGAGGTCATGCACTCGCCGTCGACCGGTACCTCCGAGTACTTCGAGCTGACCAACAACACCAACGATCTGCTCAACCTCAATGGCCTGCTGATCACCTACAAGAGCGGCTCTGGCGCCACGACCACCTTCCCGGTGGGCTCTGGCAGCACCCCGGTGGTGATCGACCGCAAGGGCACCTTCGTCCTGGCGCAGAACAAGGACATCGCCACCAACGGCGGGGTCTCCGCCAACTATCAGTACGACGGCTCCATCGCCCTGGAGGGCTCGGGGCAGTTCAAGATCGCCAACGGGGCCACGTCGGTGGAGGAGTTCACGTACTCGCCGCTCTTCTGGCAGACGGAGGGCAGGGCGATGAGCCTCTCCTCGCTCGTGGTGGGGACCCGGGCCAACGGCAATCCCTGGTACTGGTGTGACGCGGACGTGCAGCTTTCGGGTGGGGACTACGGCACGCCCAATGCCGCCAACTCCGCGTGCGGCATGACGGTCACCCCGCCCGTGGATTGGTGCAACATCCAGAGCCCGAAGACGCTCCCGGATACCATCGCCGGCACGTCGACGGAGATCTACAGCCAGTTCTACGAGCCGAGCGTGACCGATCGCAACACGGCCGGCAATGACGGCTACCCGCACGTGTTCGCCGAGCTGGGCTACGGCTCGGGCATGAGCTCCGCGGAGACCTGGACCTGGGCACCGATCTCGTTCAACGGAGGCTACGCGCCCCCGGTCAGCAACAACGACGAAATGATGGGCCTGCTGAGCATCCCCACCCCTGGCTCGTACCGCTACGGCTTCCGGTACTTCTTCAAGGACCCGTTCACCGGGGAGTCCTCGCCCTACGTGTACTGCGATCAGAACGGCATCGCGGATCCGGCCACCGGCGTCTTCGGCACCGTGACGATCATCGATCCTCCGGTGACCGTGGCCAACCACGTGGTCATCAGCGAGTTCGCCTCGAAGAACCTCACTTCGGATGGGTCCCTCGCCCACGATGACGAGTTCATCGAGCTCTACAACCCGACCAATGCCGAAGTGGACATTTCCGGTTGGAAGCTCCAGTACAAGTCGGCTTCCACTACGTCGACCTTCAGCACCCTGGTTACGCTTCTCTCGGGTGCATCCATTCCGGCGAAGGGCTACTTCCTGTTTGCGTACAAGAATAGCTCGACGGGACTCGGGTATACCGGTTCGGTGGCACCGGACGCGACGTACACCGCGCAGACGTCTCACTCCGGAGCGACGCTGCAACTCGTCAACTCGCTAGGGAGCACGATCGACCGGCTGGCCTGGGGTACTGCTTCGACGGCGGGTCTGCAGCCCGAGGGGAGCCCCGCGCCGCTCATCGACAACGCCATCGCGGGCGCCAGCCTCGAGCGCAAGGCGGTCAGTTCTTCCACCTCCGATTCCATGGGGCCCGGTGGCAGCGATGCCAACCGTGGAAACGGCTACGACAGCGATGACAACGCGACGGATTTCGTGATTCGCGCGGCGCGCAATCCGCAGAACGCCTCGAGCCCCGCCGAGTCGCCGTAATCACTCGAGGGACTGAGGTTCGAGAGAGGCCGCTCCGGGCAACCGGGGCGGCCTCTTCTCCTCGGGCGATTCGCCGAAGGCCCGGCTGTCAGGTGGGTGGGCGTTCGGCCAGGAGAGGGCAGGCACTGCTCCATGGAGCAAGGACGGTATTGGCGCCATATGTTTCTAGAAGAATCATCCCCAGCGCACCGGGGAGTGCCCGCGCGGGAGGCGGCATGAGCGCGAGCTTCACCTTTGACGATTCGCTCTGGCCGCTGCTCATCTTCCGTCTCACGGGCGTGCTGCCGGACAAGCAGTTCGCCGAGCTCCTCGCTCGGTCGAGCACCTATGTGGAGCGAGGGGAGCGGTACGCCTTCATCTCCGACATGAGTCATGCAGGTCTCTTCACGGCCACACAGCGCCAGATGCAGGTGGCGTGGATCCACAAGCACGAGGCCGCCCTGCGTGAGCGGGTGCTTGGCAGCGCCACCATCATCACCTCGCCGCCCATCCGTCTGTCGCTGAGCCTCATCTTCCACCTCAAGCCCCTGCCCATGCCGAATGCCGTCTTCGCCGACATGGACGCGGCCGTGCGCTACATCCTGGGCAAGCTGGAGGAGGGGGGACTCGTCTCCGAGGCCGAGCGCATCCGGCATCACTTCGGCCTTCCTGGCACCCACGTGGATTGAGTCGCCGGTCCCCTCCGGAGTCGCGCGCCCTCGTTTTGGAGGCAGGAGGCAGTGAGCGGCGGAAGAGGGGAGGGCGCCCGCGGCGACACGCACCGCGGGCACCCGGACGTCAGGGGCTCAGGTGCCCACCGGCGTCTGCTTCACCCGCCAGATCTCCTCGGCGTACTGCTTGATGGTGCGGTCCGAGGAGAAGATGCCCGACTGCGACACGTTGAGGATGGCCATGCGCGTCCACTTCTCCTGGTCCTTGTAGGTGCGCGCCACCTCCTCCTGCTTCGCCGCGTACGAGGCGAAGTCCGCCAGCACCAGGTAGCGGTCCTCCTCCAGGAGGCTGTCCACCAGCGGCTTGAAGAGGTTCTTGTCCTCCGGCGAGAAGAAGCCCGAGGCGATGAGATCCAACGCCTCGCGCAGCTCCACGTTGCGCTCGTACTCCTCGCGGGGCCGGTAGCCGGCGCGCTTGCGGGCGATGACCTCGTCCGCCGTGAGGCCGAAGAGGAAGAAGTTGTCGTCACCCACCGCCTGGCGGATTTCCACGTTCGCGCCGTCCAGCGTGCCCAGCGTGAGCGCGCCGTTCATCATGAACTTCATGTTGCCCGTGCCGGAGGCCTCCATGCCCGCGGTGGAGATCTGCTCGGACACGTCCGTCGCGGGGATGATGCGCTCGGCGAGGCTCACCCGGTAGTTGGGCACGAAGAGCACCTGCAGGCCCGTGGTGCCCGCGTCGCTGTTCACCACCTCGGCGATGCCGTTGACGAGCCGGATGATGAGCTTGGCCAGGTGGTAGCCCGGGGCCGCCTTCGCGCCGAAGAGGAACACGCGCGGGGCGATGATGGTGCTCGGATCCCTCCGCGCCTTCATCCACAGCGACACGATGTGCAGCGCGTTGAGCAGCTGGCGCTTGTACTCGTGCAGGCGCTTGATCTGCACGTCGAAGATGGCGTTCGGGTCCAGGTTCACCCAGCAGAGGTCCCTCAGGTAGCGCGAGAGGTCCTCCTTGTTCTGCTGCTTCACCTGGGCGAAGGCCTTGCGGAACTCCGGATCCTCCGCGTGCGGCGCCAGCTTCTGGAGCTGATCCAGATCCGTCACCCAGCCCTCGCCGATGCGGCTGGTGATGAGCTTGGAGAGCCGCGGGTTGCTCCACGCGAGCCACCGCCGGGGCGTCACGCCGTTGGTCTTGTTGTTGAACTTCTCGGGGGCCATCTCCGCGAAGTCCGGGAGCACGTCGCGCCGCAGCAGGTTGGTGTGCAGCTCCGCCACGCCGTTGACGCTGTGGCTGCCCACCACCGCCAGGTGCGCCATGCGGATCTTCTTCTCCGGGCCCTCCTCCACCAGGCTCATCCGCCGCATCCGGTCGTTGTCGAACGGGTAGCGGATCTGCACCTGCCGCAGGAAGCGGTGGTTGACTTCGTAGATGATTTCCAGGTGGCGCGGCAGCAGGCGCTCGAAGAGCGTGGCGGGCCACTTCTCCATGGCCTCGGCCAGCAGCGTGTGGTTGGTGTAGCCGAAGGTGGCCTGGGTGATGGCCCACGCCTCGTCCCACTGCAGGCGCTTCTCGTCCACGAACACGCGCATCAATTCGGCCACGGCGATGGCCGGGTGGGTGTCGTTGAGCTGGATGGCCGCCTTGTTGGGGAAGTCGCGGAAGTCCGTATGGGTCTTCAGGTAGCGCCGGACGATGTCCGCGATGGAGCAGGCCACGAAGAAGTACTGCTGCTTGAGGCGCAGCTCCTTGCCGGCCTGGAAGGCGTCGTTGGGGTAGAGGACCTTGGAGATGACCTCCGAGTCGTTCTTCTCCACCACCGAGCGCTCGTAGTCACCGGCGTTGAAGAGCAGCAGGTCGAACTCCTCGCTGGCGCGCGCCTGCCACAGCCGCAGGGTGTTGACGGTGTTGTTGCCGTAGCCGGCGATGGGCGTGTC contains:
- a CDS encoding glycogen/starch/alpha-glucan phosphorylase, with the translated sequence MSNLVPVANPPPASASDTHDTGREPNRTGLDPHNVRRGFLEHVRYSRGKNPETATAHDRFMALALAVRDRLTDRWVRTARTYYEQDVKRAYYLSAEYLLGRALGNNLINIGMYEAAEQAMREVGVDLGTLVEMEPDAGLGNGGLGRLAACFLDSLATLGYPGMGYGIRYEFGIFTQDIVDGYQVERADEWLKFGNPWEIVRPEKAVPVRFFGRVEHHQGADGRPMARWVGGKTVIGVPYDTPIAGYGNNTVNTLRLWQARASEEFDLLLFNAGDYERSVVEKNDSEVISKVLYPNDAFQAGKELRLKQQYFFVACSIADIVRRYLKTHTDFRDFPNKAAIQLNDTHPAIAVAELMRVFVDEKRLQWDEAWAITQATFGYTNHTLLAEAMEKWPATLFERLLPRHLEIIYEVNHRFLRQVQIRYPFDNDRMRRMSLVEEGPEKKIRMAHLAVVGSHSVNGVAELHTNLLRRDVLPDFAEMAPEKFNNKTNGVTPRRWLAWSNPRLSKLITSRIGEGWVTDLDQLQKLAPHAEDPEFRKAFAQVKQQNKEDLSRYLRDLCWVNLDPNAIFDVQIKRLHEYKRQLLNALHIVSLWMKARRDPSTIIAPRVFLFGAKAAPGYHLAKLIIRLVNGIAEVVNSDAGTTGLQVLFVPNYRVSLAERIIPATDVSEQISTAGMEASGTGNMKFMMNGALTLGTLDGANVEIRQAVGDDNFFLFGLTADEVIARKRAGYRPREEYERNVELREALDLIASGFFSPEDKNLFKPLVDSLLEEDRYLVLADFASYAAKQEEVARTYKDQEKWTRMAILNVSQSGIFSSDRTIKQYAEEIWRVKQTPVGT
- a CDS encoding lamin tail domain-containing protein, which produces MSHGPPTFARLVAWSVLLLGLSVGCGSSCGGDPTPPVTREMPDADRSSVEVSRAQGVQANGEDSVDIKVTVRKEDGTPLPGRTLKVTVSGTGNTLTQPSGSTNDQGVAIATLRSTVAETKTVTVSVEAEGGPVTLSSRPTIEFVGSVVSPASRLAFSSAPSSGTAGTALGVFSVAIQNADGETVTSASNTVTVALGSGPASATLKGTVTVTAVNGVASFSDLVLEKAGQGYTLVASADGLAGATSPSFDVAPAAAATLSLTAPVGPVVVGSPVSLEVSARDAFGNDAAGYFGTVHFSSDDASATLPADYTFTAADLGRHTFDVTLNQAGSRVVTVKDTADAALSASVELSVVPGGATQLFFSKQPGDSRVRALFGVQVVLRDAAGNVVPVGEPAVTLSVDKGGTLEGGVSVLPVDGVATFSGLSIAQENSGYVLTASAPGFAPVSSEPFTLVDDVAPGAVTLSVLGKTSIQVELGWTAVGDDDLLGTASLYDLRYSTSPIDAASFDSAVPVDVGSPQAPGTAESVTVIDLSPNTLYYFALRVHDSANNTRFATVSTSTNVDPCAGFVCPPRAPTCAEDGVSLISFQQSCVDVDNTATCEESQTTTVCTGTDAVCFDAACDTAAKPTANQLSISEVMHSPSTGTSEYFELTNNTNDLLNLNGLLITYKSGSGATTTFPVGSGSTPVVIDRKGTFVLAQNKDIATNGGVSANYQYDGSIALEGSGQFKIANGATSVEEFTYSPLFWQTEGRAMSLSSLVVGTRANGNPWYWCDADVQLSGGDYGTPNAANSACGMTVTPPVDWCNIQSPKTLPDTIAGTSTEIYSQFYEPSVTDRNTAGNDGYPHVFAELGYGSGMSSAETWTWAPISFNGGYAPPVSNNDEMMGLLSIPTPGSYRYGFRYFFKDPFTGESSPYVYCDQNGIADPATGVFGTVTIIDPPVTVANHVVISEFASKNLTSDGSLAHDDEFIELYNPTNAEVDISGWKLQYKSASTTSTFSTLVTLLSGASIPAKGYFLFAYKNSSTGLGYTGSVAPDATYTAQTSHSGATLQLVNSLGSTIDRLAWGTASTAGLQPEGSPAPLIDNAIAGASLERKAVSSSTSDSMGPGGSDANRGNGYDSDDNATDFVIRAARNPQNASSPAESP